In Streptomyces sp. SLBN-118, the following are encoded in one genomic region:
- a CDS encoding SLC13 family permease, with protein MNDWQSWAAIVVFAGTYALIISEKIHRVAAALGGAGLMLVIRATDDTSAFYSEHSGIDWNVIFLLMGMMMIVGVLKKTGMFEYLAIWSVKRARARPFRVMVMLIVITAVASALLDNVTTVLLIAPVTLLVCERLTLPVAPFLIAEVLASNIGGMSTLVGDPPNIIIASRAGLTFNDFLVHLAPLSALLIVVLIAMCRWLFRKAFLYDEDRAAEVMELEEREAIRDPRLLVQGLIVLTLVVAGFVLHPVLHYEPSVVALLGAGLLIALSTAETGEVLAEVEWPTLAFFAGLFIMIGGLIETGVIGEVSKALADAIGDNELGGSMLLLSASAVLSGIIDNIPYVATMAPITSDLVEAMGGDTNHVMWWALAIGADLGGNATAIGASANVVVLGIAERNRTPISFWQFTKYGLVVTVVTVAISAGYVWLRYFAPA; from the coding sequence GTGAACGACTGGCAGAGCTGGGCCGCGATCGTCGTCTTCGCCGGCACGTACGCCCTGATCATCAGCGAGAAGATCCACCGGGTGGCGGCCGCTCTCGGTGGCGCCGGGCTGATGCTGGTGATCAGGGCGACCGACGACACGTCCGCCTTCTACTCCGAGCACAGTGGCATCGACTGGAACGTCATCTTCCTGCTGATGGGCATGATGATGATCGTCGGCGTGCTGAAGAAGACCGGCATGTTCGAGTACCTGGCCATCTGGTCCGTGAAGAGAGCCAGGGCCAGGCCCTTCCGGGTGATGGTCATGCTGATCGTGATCACCGCCGTGGCCTCCGCGCTGCTCGACAACGTCACCACCGTGCTGCTCATCGCCCCCGTCACCCTGCTGGTGTGCGAACGGCTCACGCTGCCCGTCGCCCCGTTCCTGATCGCCGAGGTCCTGGCCTCCAACATCGGCGGTATGTCGACCCTGGTCGGCGACCCGCCGAACATCATCATCGCCAGCCGGGCCGGCCTCACCTTCAACGACTTCCTCGTTCACCTCGCCCCGCTGTCCGCTCTGCTGATCGTGGTGCTGATCGCCATGTGCCGCTGGCTGTTCCGCAAGGCGTTCCTGTACGACGAAGACCGCGCGGCCGAGGTGATGGAGCTGGAGGAGCGCGAAGCCATCCGGGACCCCCGGCTCCTGGTCCAGGGCCTGATCGTGCTCACCCTGGTCGTCGCCGGATTCGTCCTGCACCCGGTGCTCCACTACGAGCCCAGCGTCGTTGCACTGCTGGGCGCCGGCCTGCTGATCGCCCTGTCCACCGCGGAGACCGGGGAGGTGCTGGCCGAGGTCGAGTGGCCCACCCTGGCCTTCTTCGCCGGGCTGTTCATCATGATCGGCGGCTTGATCGAGACCGGCGTGATCGGCGAGGTGTCCAAGGCTCTCGCCGACGCCATCGGCGACAACGAGCTGGGCGGCTCCATGCTGCTGCTCAGTGCCTCCGCCGTGCTGTCCGGCATCATCGACAACATCCCCTACGTCGCCACCATGGCGCCCATCACGAGCGACCTGGTCGAGGCGATGGGCGGCGACACGAACCACGTCATGTGGTGGGCCCTGGCCATCGGAGCGGACCTCGGCGGCAACGCCACCGCCATCGGAGCCAGCGCCAACGTCGTCGTCCTCGGCATCGCCGAGCGCAACCGCACCCCCATCTCCTTCTGGCAGTTCACCAAGTACGGACTCGTCGTCACCGTGGTTACCGTGGCGATCTCGGCCGGGTATGTCTGGCTGCGCTACTTCGCCCCGGCCTGA
- a CDS encoding CBS domain-containing protein, translating to MRARDLAVEYESVSVGSDALEAARLMAEHQLPGLLVLDERGEPKAILPASQMVKVLVPEYVIEDPTLAAVVDEKHADRLCRALVGRSVGDCLPRATTPPPIADPDDTALEVAALMARVRSPLVAVAEKAKDGTHLLGVITAAHLLHELLAASGGYGGRSRP from the coding sequence GTGCGCGCACGAGACCTGGCAGTTGAGTACGAATCGGTGAGCGTCGGCAGCGACGCACTGGAGGCGGCCCGGCTGATGGCCGAGCACCAGCTCCCGGGACTCCTGGTGCTGGACGAGCGCGGCGAACCCAAGGCGATCCTGCCCGCCTCCCAGATGGTCAAGGTCCTGGTGCCCGAGTACGTGATCGAGGACCCGACTCTGGCCGCGGTCGTCGACGAGAAGCACGCCGACCGTCTGTGCCGGGCCCTGGTCGGCCGCAGTGTCGGCGACTGTCTCCCACGGGCCACGACCCCGCCGCCCATCGCGGATCCCGACGACACCGCGCTGGAGGTGGCCGCGCTCATGGCACGGGTCCGCAGCCCGCTGGTGGCCGTGGCCGAGAAGGCCAAGGACGGCACCCATCTGCTCGGGGTGATCACAGCCGCCCATCTTCTGCATGAACTCCTCGCAGCGTCGGGCGGCTACGGCGGCAGGAGTCGGCCGTGA
- a CDS encoding potassium channel family protein: MLGTAYATFWETRMKWLVSLVGAALVMVALRDVFHTLWHPTRHGGLSRHVMSALWRLSQRLPLRRRAAGLAGPLAMVAVVAMWAGTVVVGWALIYWPHLPDAFSFATGLKPAEHGGPVDSLYISLVTVATLGLGDIAPAEPWLRIVAPLEALVGFALLTATVSWVLEIYPALIRRRTLALRLSQLQRNDPSPLQLDSPLGAGVLDNLAGEVARISVDFLQFAESYYFHEGEDHTSLAARIRYAADLADRADNARHAEVRFAAALLITALEDLSTILDERFLHIGGTPRDIYQAYAEDHGRAQLRAVNRPAHP, translated from the coding sequence ATGCTGGGCACCGCATACGCCACGTTCTGGGAGACGCGTATGAAATGGCTGGTCTCATTGGTCGGAGCAGCTCTCGTCATGGTCGCGCTGCGGGACGTGTTCCACACGCTGTGGCACCCCACCCGTCACGGAGGGCTGAGCCGGCACGTCATGTCGGCCCTGTGGAGACTGTCCCAGCGCCTCCCTCTTCGCAGACGGGCGGCAGGGCTGGCCGGTCCGCTCGCCATGGTGGCGGTGGTGGCCATGTGGGCAGGCACCGTCGTCGTGGGATGGGCACTGATCTACTGGCCGCACCTGCCGGACGCCTTCTCGTTCGCCACGGGCCTGAAGCCGGCCGAGCACGGAGGACCGGTGGATTCGCTGTACATCTCGCTGGTCACCGTGGCGACGCTCGGGCTCGGCGACATCGCCCCGGCCGAGCCGTGGCTGCGCATCGTCGCGCCCCTGGAAGCCCTCGTCGGCTTCGCTCTGCTCACGGCCACGGTCTCCTGGGTGCTGGAGATCTATCCGGCTCTCATCCGCAGACGCACACTGGCTCTGCGGCTGTCCCAGCTGCAGCGGAACGATCCCTCACCGCTGCAGCTCGACTCCCCTCTGGGAGCGGGCGTCCTGGACAACCTCGCCGGGGAAGTGGCGCGTATCTCGGTGGACTTCCTCCAGTTCGCCGAGTCCTACTACTTCCACGAAGGCGAGGACCACACCTCACTGGCCGCCAGAATCCGCTACGCCGCCGACCTCGCCGACCGTGCCGACAACGCACGGCACGCCGAGGTGCGGTTCGCCGCCGCACTGCTCATCACCGCACTGGAGGACCTTTCCACCATCCTCGACGAGCGATTTCTCCACATCGGTGGCACACCACGCGACATCTACCAGGCCTACGCGGAAGATCATGGGAGAGCTCAGCTCCGAGCTGTGAACCGTCCGGCACACCCGTAG
- a CDS encoding CBS domain-containing protein produces the protein MSEREKFSAGAEARGAKPDRAWSPEETHRQDMLVRYIGAVAAISTKQAVGARPAHEEPPVHEERPPERPEPSPAATPTPLRVREVMDVPAASVRGSLPFMEIARVLSRERVGSVPVVDEEDRVMGVVSESDLLAKAAVEASGHRPGPIGRLRERRIHEKAHGETAETLMTSPAVAVYPGASVAEAAWVMALSRLKRLPVTDHEGRLVGVVQRRALLQALVRDDTMIRQEVESEILERHFPKARDTVEVTVHNGVVELSGRMDEDGIPRLLAQIKEIEDVTEVVEHLSAE, from the coding sequence AACCCATCGGCAGGACATGCTGGTGCGCTACATCGGTGCTGTCGCCGCGATTTCCACGAAGCAGGCGGTGGGCGCGCGGCCTGCCCATGAAGAGCCGCCCGTCCACGAAGAGCGGCCCCCCGAACGGCCGGAGCCCTCGCCCGCTGCCACGCCCACGCCGCTGCGCGTGCGAGAGGTGATGGACGTACCGGCCGCCTCGGTCCGTGGCAGCCTGCCGTTCATGGAGATCGCCCGGGTACTGTCGCGGGAGCGTGTGGGTTCCGTGCCGGTCGTCGACGAAGAGGACCGGGTGATGGGCGTCGTATCGGAATCCGACCTGCTGGCCAAGGCTGCGGTGGAGGCATCAGGCCACCGCCCCGGCCCGATCGGCAGGCTGCGGGAGCGGCGGATCCACGAGAAGGCGCACGGCGAGACGGCCGAGACACTGATGACGAGCCCGGCGGTCGCGGTGTACCCCGGGGCGTCGGTTGCCGAGGCCGCCTGGGTGATGGCGCTTTCCCGGCTCAAGAGGCTGCCAGTCACGGATCACGAAGGACGCCTCGTGGGTGTGGTGCAGAGGCGTGCGTTGCTGCAGGCACTCGTGCGCGACGACACGATGATCCGCCAGGAGGTCGAGTCCGAGATTCTCGAACGCCATTTCCCGAAAGCCCGGGACACGGTCGAAGTGACGGTGCACAACGGAGTGGTCGAACTCAGCGGCCGGATGGACGAGGACGGCATTCCCCGATTGCTGGCGCAGATCAAGGAGATCGAAGATGTCACCGAGGTCGTCGAGCATCTCTCCGCCGAGTGA